In a genomic window of Acidilobus saccharovorans 345-15:
- a CDS encoding ROK family protein, whose product MGRIIAVDIGATNLRVALFEGERPVAVRKTQTPRTSGSDLVKAIVDLVRDVSGGYDFEAIGVASIGPLDLRNGTLLWAPNLGYGNVNIRDSLGSEFQRPVYLTNDALAGAWAEKVLGAGKELEDLAYVTMSTGLGVGAVVDGNLIVGRRGNAHELGHSIVDFESELRCGCGGNGHWEAYVGGRNIPRTAQYLTSRWSGPRTKAFELASRGELSPEALYSMARQGDEFARYAVSFINRVHAAGMMNIIAAYDPEAIFIGGSIYLYNEDLIKGELIEFMKEYVGVFGVPRIERCTFGDDEVLYGAAATAINPPQAIARSAYRPR is encoded by the coding sequence ATGGGAAGGATAATAGCCGTTGACATAGGCGCTACCAACCTGAGGGTTGCCCTGTTTGAGGGCGAAAGGCCCGTCGCTGTAAGGAAGACGCAGACGCCTAGGACCAGCGGCAGCGACCTAGTTAAGGCGATAGTAGACCTGGTAAGGGACGTGAGTGGGGGCTACGACTTTGAGGCCATAGGAGTGGCCTCCATAGGCCCCCTTGACCTAAGGAATGGGACCCTGCTCTGGGCCCCCAACCTGGGCTATGGTAACGTTAACATAAGGGACTCCCTGGGCAGCGAGTTCCAGAGGCCGGTCTACCTCACCAACGACGCGCTGGCAGGCGCCTGGGCTGAGAAGGTCCTGGGGGCTGGCAAGGAGCTCGAGGACCTGGCCTACGTCACTATGAGCACGGGCCTTGGAGTAGGCGCTGTAGTTGATGGTAACCTCATAGTTGGAAGGAGGGGCAACGCGCACGAGCTGGGACATAGCATAGTTGACTTCGAGTCCGAGCTCAGGTGCGGCTGCGGGGGCAACGGCCACTGGGAGGCCTACGTGGGAGGGAGGAACATACCCAGGACGGCCCAGTACCTAACGTCCAGGTGGTCAGGGCCTCGCACTAAGGCCTTCGAGCTCGCCTCCAGGGGCGAGCTCAGCCCAGAGGCCCTCTACTCAATGGCCAGGCAGGGCGACGAGTTCGCGCGCTACGCGGTGAGCTTCATAAACAGGGTCCACGCGGCCGGCATGATGAATATAATCGCCGCCTACGACCCCGAGGCCATATTCATAGGGGGCAGCATATACCTGTACAACGAGGACCTGATAAAGGGCGAGCTAATAGAGTTCATGAAGGAGTACGTGGGCGTCTTCGGCGTGCCTAGAATAGAGAGGTGCACGTTTGGGGACGACGAGGTGCTTTACGGTGCCGCGGCCACAGCGATAAATCCGCCGCAGGCCATAGCTAGGAGCGCCTACAGGCCAAGGTAG
- a CDS encoding phosphoribosyltransferase has protein sequence MPKVVTKLVSWDEVVEWSLGLARKIEESGWLPDMVVAVARGGYVPARLLCDYLGISDLMSLQSQHWTEAAKASQKAIIRNPYSVEAKGLKVLVVDDIVDTGETLALAKDFIASEWKPEEVRTAALQWISPVAKFKPDYYYLEVKDWAWFQYPWTRLEDLTQFIERIFREDERAKGGLSEDRLKSLFIEWYGVKPEDFGSYWRLAIDRLTSKRVLEVKDGVFVLSKSRR, from the coding sequence GTGCCCAAAGTGGTCACCAAGTTAGTCTCCTGGGACGAGGTAGTTGAGTGGAGCCTTGGCCTTGCCAGGAAGATAGAGGAGTCCGGCTGGCTTCCCGACATGGTTGTGGCGGTGGCGAGGGGCGGTTACGTGCCTGCCAGGCTCCTGTGCGACTACCTCGGCATAAGTGACCTCATGAGCCTGCAGAGCCAGCACTGGACCGAGGCCGCTAAGGCGTCACAGAAGGCCATCATAAGGAACCCCTACTCGGTTGAGGCCAAGGGCCTGAAGGTCCTGGTAGTTGATGACATAGTAGACACTGGCGAGACGCTTGCCCTAGCGAAGGACTTCATCGCGAGCGAGTGGAAGCCTGAGGAGGTCAGGACTGCGGCGCTGCAGTGGATAAGCCCCGTAGCCAAGTTCAAGCCCGACTACTATTACCTTGAAGTTAAGGACTGGGCCTGGTTCCAGTACCCGTGGACCCGCCTTGAGGACCTGACGCAGTTCATAGAGAGGATCTTCAGGGAGGACGAGAGGGCTAAGGGAGGCCTGAGCGAGGACCGCCTTAAGTCGCTCTTCATTGAGTGGTACGGCGTTAAGCCTGAGGACTTCGGCAGCTACTGGAGGCTGGCGATAGACAGGCTGACGTCTAAGAGGGTCCTAGAGGTCAAGGATGGGGTCTTTGTGCTGTCAAAGTCAAGGAGGTAG
- the pyk gene encoding pyruvate kinase yields the protein MPHVKRLAKIMVTMGPSTLDYAIVRRMMSAGADGFRINMSHGDEKQWATFLELIDKASQELGVHVAKVADLEGPRVRLGEFQGVDIAPGQQVRFKYKDAQGEGIPVDNRAFFASLERGDRVLVDDGKVVLSVEDIERDSATLRVISGQRLEPRKGVVLAGKEYDLPPVTEKDLQNMKFIAANNFDYVMASFVRSARHVEIIRKALSDAGAKDVKLLAKIETPSGVNNIDSILDVVDGIVVARGDLGMHFPLEDIPVIQRRIIEAARRKLKPVILATEIFMSMIERPLPTRGEISDVYAGIEEGVDGFLVTSETSIGKYPAEVVSWLSRVIEEANKNVRPRRVDQLTSSLESRISRGVVEMAQNVGASVVVYAHDFDVARLISAFRPGTSIYVGVPTTQLARQLSLLWGTVPVVVGPADSEEQGLEATEKELESKGITGPGSLLVELSWTPDRSTAVVKVKQVF from the coding sequence GTGCCGCACGTGAAAAGGCTAGCCAAGATAATGGTTACCATGGGTCCCTCGACGCTTGACTACGCCATAGTAAGGAGGATGATGTCCGCGGGGGCCGACGGCTTCAGGATAAACATGAGCCACGGCGATGAGAAGCAGTGGGCCACGTTCCTTGAGCTTATAGACAAGGCGTCCCAGGAGCTCGGGGTTCACGTAGCCAAGGTAGCGGACCTTGAGGGGCCGAGGGTCAGGCTGGGCGAGTTCCAGGGGGTCGACATAGCTCCAGGGCAGCAGGTCAGGTTTAAGTACAAGGACGCCCAGGGCGAGGGCATACCTGTTGACAACAGGGCCTTCTTCGCATCCCTTGAGAGGGGCGACAGGGTGCTCGTGGACGATGGTAAGGTCGTGCTCTCCGTGGAGGACATAGAGAGGGACTCCGCCACGCTCAGGGTGATAAGCGGCCAGAGGCTGGAGCCAAGGAAAGGTGTCGTGCTGGCCGGCAAGGAATATGACCTGCCCCCGGTTACTGAGAAGGACCTGCAGAACATGAAGTTCATAGCTGCCAACAACTTCGACTACGTTATGGCCAGCTTTGTCAGGAGCGCCAGGCATGTGGAGATCATAAGGAAGGCCCTGAGCGACGCTGGAGCTAAGGACGTGAAGCTGCTGGCAAAGATAGAGACGCCTAGCGGGGTCAACAACATAGACTCCATACTTGACGTAGTGGACGGCATAGTCGTGGCCAGGGGGGACCTGGGCATGCACTTCCCACTCGAGGACATACCGGTAATTCAGAGGAGGATAATAGAGGCCGCCAGGAGGAAGCTGAAGCCGGTGATACTGGCAACGGAGATATTCATGAGCATGATAGAGAGGCCCCTGCCCACCAGGGGCGAGATCTCCGACGTCTACGCAGGCATTGAGGAGGGGGTCGACGGCTTCCTGGTGACCTCGGAGACCTCCATAGGTAAGTACCCTGCCGAGGTGGTCTCGTGGCTGAGCAGGGTAATAGAGGAGGCTAACAAGAACGTGAGGCCCAGGCGCGTCGACCAGCTGACGTCAAGCCTGGAGAGCAGGATATCGAGGGGAGTGGTGGAGATGGCACAGAACGTTGGCGCTTCGGTGGTGGTCTACGCCCATGACTTTGACGTCGCCAGGCTAATATCAGCGTTCAGGCCGGGCACATCGATATACGTGGGCGTGCCCACGACTCAGCTGGCCAGGCAGCTCTCGCTGCTCTGGGGCACAGTGCCAGTAGTAGTGGGGCCTGCCGACAGCGAGGAGCAGGGGCTTGAGGCCACGGAGAAGGAGCTCGAGAGCAAGGGCATAACTGGGCCCGGAAGCCTGCTGGTGGAGCTGTCCTGGACCCCGGACAGGAGCACCGCTGTAGTTAAGGTAAAGCAGGTCTTCTGA
- a CDS encoding nucleotidyltransferase has translation MVSRKAFAQAIRMLTSNNVKFTLIGGSVIAIAVGASDLGDDVDLFAESPNVIDNEDAYRAMAEANSWDYGQTWLGTPRITMLVEGEEVPVELYDNLYDFYVPEDFISSARRVEVEGVKVKSIGVEHYLVLKARAGREQDEEALKEIGGLVKGGRLRVDRGRVEELAGEFDERQVILRRLREHGII, from the coding sequence GTGGTCAGCAGGAAGGCCTTCGCCCAGGCAATAAGGATGCTCACGTCTAACAACGTCAAGTTCACGCTGATAGGGGGCAGCGTCATAGCAATAGCGGTAGGCGCGAGCGACCTAGGCGACGACGTGGACCTCTTCGCAGAGTCCCCCAACGTGATAGATAACGAGGACGCGTACCGTGCTATGGCTGAAGCCAACTCGTGGGACTACGGGCAGACGTGGCTCGGCACCCCCAGGATAACTATGCTAGTGGAGGGCGAGGAGGTGCCGGTGGAGCTCTATGACAACCTTTATGACTTCTATGTGCCCGAGGACTTCATATCCAGCGCAAGGAGGGTTGAGGTGGAGGGCGTCAAGGTGAAGTCCATAGGCGTGGAGCACTACCTGGTGCTTAAGGCCAGGGCTGGCAGGGAACAGGACGAGGAAGCCCTGAAAGAAATAGGGGGTCTTGTGAAGGGCGGCAGGCTGAGGGTGGACAGGGGCAGGGTTGAGGAGCTCGCGGGCGAGTTCGACGAGAGGCAAGTTATACTTAGGAGGCTCCGGGAACACGGCATAATTTAG
- a CDS encoding TQO small subunit DoxD: protein MSRSVETTQMYLPILRVTLGFMFFSAFVRRTINVPDKLNPHSSAYVGGKLITFLPHAWAPIRGTLEYVLLHPALLYEFLIFFTAMEALFGLLMMLGLFTRLSGLVLALLSWGIGLGAGWLGPTCVDEWQIAVVEGAAAFMFIFTGSRWLSLDQLLSSRFPQGLKVGKMYIPLW, encoded by the coding sequence ATGAGCAGGAGCGTTGAGACCACACAGATGTATCTTCCTATACTCCGCGTGACCCTTGGCTTCATGTTCTTCTCGGCCTTCGTGAGGAGAACCATAAACGTCCCAGACAAGCTGAACCCTCACTCCTCGGCCTACGTCGGAGGCAAACTGATAACGTTTCTGCCCCACGCGTGGGCACCAATAAGGGGCACCCTTGAATACGTGCTCCTGCACCCAGCCCTCCTTTATGAGTTCCTGATATTCTTCACAGCTATGGAGGCGCTCTTCGGCCTCCTGATGATGCTTGGCCTGTTCACCAGGCTCTCGGGCCTTGTGCTCGCTCTGCTCTCGTGGGGCATAGGGCTAGGGGCGGGCTGGCTGGGGCCCACGTGCGTTGACGAGTGGCAGATAGCAGTGGTCGAGGGAGCTGCGGCCTTCATGTTCATCTTCACTGGAAGCAGGTGGCTCTCGCTGGACCAGCTGCTCTCAAGCAGGTTCCCGCAGGGCCTGAAGGTAGGTAAAATGTACATACCGCTGTGGTGA
- a CDS encoding TQO small subunit DoxA domain-containing protein produces MSVSVKAMEAIAVVAFIFVTGVTLAMYQINFGGLSHLVNYSKTPAYELYGTRLYENGTLFLQVARVAGPDTYGGFISLVQVLYPNGTVLYQWNESQLAHIPSSDITNKYDLPGHLTHSTGFALEVPLGQNSTIILQMPMHVKPGNYIVRVYDVDGQDSAYGITFQVEVMAQG; encoded by the coding sequence ATGAGCGTCTCAGTTAAGGCCATGGAGGCTATAGCCGTAGTAGCCTTCATCTTCGTCACTGGGGTTACCCTTGCAATGTACCAGATAAACTTCGGCGGCCTGAGCCACCTCGTGAACTACTCCAAGACTCCGGCCTACGAGCTCTACGGGACCAGGCTCTACGAGAACGGCACCCTCTTCCTCCAGGTAGCCAGGGTAGCGGGGCCTGACACCTACGGCGGATTCATATCGCTTGTCCAGGTGCTCTACCCTAACGGCACCGTGCTTTACCAGTGGAATGAAAGCCAGCTGGCTCACATACCCTCAAGCGATATAACCAACAAGTACGACCTGCCTGGGCACTTAACCCACTCAACGGGCTTCGCCCTTGAAGTACCCCTAGGGCAGAACTCAACGATCATCCTTCAGATGCCCATGCATGTGAAGCCGGGCAACTACATAGTTAGGGTTTATGACGTGGACGGACAGGACTCTGCCTATGGTATAACATTCCAGGTTGAAGTGATGGCGCAGGGCTGA
- the udg gene encoding type-4 uracil-DNA glycosylase, translated as MSLDNKKASYDDIAERVRNCKACPLHRLRTNAVPGEGNLSAKIMLVGEAPGKNEDEQGRPFVGAAGQLLSSLLEQAGLRRQDVYITNVVKCRPPNNRTPTEDEVAACIGFLKEEISLVRPKVIVALGNTAGSALMSLAGKQWRGVTAERGRKVKVSIGGVELTVIPTYHPAAALYKPDLKDYLAKDIKEAAEEAEEPARARKTLLDFMGG; from the coding sequence GTGAGCCTTGATAACAAGAAGGCCTCCTACGACGACATAGCGGAGAGGGTGAGGAACTGCAAGGCCTGCCCGCTCCACAGGCTGAGGACTAACGCGGTGCCAGGGGAGGGGAACCTCAGCGCAAAGATTATGCTGGTTGGTGAGGCCCCGGGGAAGAACGAGGACGAGCAGGGAAGGCCCTTCGTGGGCGCCGCTGGGCAGCTCCTTAGCTCATTGCTTGAGCAGGCGGGCCTCAGGAGGCAGGACGTCTACATAACTAACGTCGTAAAGTGCCGCCCGCCGAACAACAGGACTCCAACGGAGGACGAGGTGGCCGCATGCATAGGGTTCCTGAAGGAGGAGATATCGCTAGTCAGGCCTAAGGTTATAGTGGCCCTTGGCAACACCGCCGGCTCCGCCCTCATGTCCCTTGCGGGAAAGCAGTGGAGGGGGGTCACAGCCGAGAGGGGGAGGAAGGTGAAGGTCTCCATAGGGGGCGTTGAACTAACTGTTATACCGACCTATCACCCTGCTGCGGCACTCTACAAGCCGGACCTAAAGGATTACCTGGCAAAGGACATCAAGGAGGCTGCTGAGGAGGCGGAGGAGCCTGCGAGGGCGAGGAAGACTCTGCTTGACTTCATGGGCGGCTGA
- a CDS encoding helix-turn-helix domain-containing protein — translation MRLLPSYVHLLGKETRRKIIELMASGRGVRQLAEELGVTPAAISKYLKGETHPSDRVLERAIESANPEEALEISRMVAAELLDGIDDYVNWSLERGVADPRLSVKLSEIAAKIGLASLSSRRLPEQVDEKVNP, via the coding sequence GTGCGGCTGTTGCCCAGTTATGTACACCTGCTGGGGAAAGAGACCAGAAGGAAGATCATAGAACTGATGGCCTCAGGAAGGGGCGTGAGGCAGCTGGCAGAAGAGCTAGGCGTGACGCCGGCAGCCATAAGCAAGTACCTCAAGGGTGAGACGCACCCATCAGATAGGGTGCTTGAAAGGGCCATAGAGTCCGCGAACCCCGAGGAGGCCCTGGAGATCTCAAGGATGGTGGCCGCCGAACTCCTTGACGGGATAGACGACTACGTGAACTGGTCCCTGGAGAGGGGGGTCGCAGATCCAAGGCTCTCAGTTAAGCTCTCAGAGATAGCCGCTAAGATAGGCCTGGCCTCCCTCTCCTCGAGGAGGCTCCCGGAGCAGGTTGACGAGAAGGTTAATCCTTAG
- a CDS encoding MBL fold metallo-hydrolase — MRELRISWCGQSYFIIGSGNARLAIDPHDGDSLGLPRCEANADYILVTHDHYDHNSVETARGPKTKAVAFSREGSFTLGPFSVTGFRLPHDPEGGSRYGWTTAYLVEAEGLRVMHMGDVGVGPVDYIIRSVGKVDVIMVPAGDVTTVKQAEALDWAARLGAKLVLPMHYWVAGSNVPLDPIDVMLSLWHGSVTKLGEPLDIEPGRLNGPALVILPLESEPS, encoded by the coding sequence GTGAGGGAGTTGAGGATCAGCTGGTGCGGGCAGTCATACTTCATTATAGGGAGCGGCAACGCGAGGCTGGCCATAGACCCTCACGACGGCGACAGCCTGGGGCTGCCCAGGTGCGAGGCCAACGCAGATTACATTCTGGTGACCCACGACCACTACGACCATAACTCCGTTGAGACCGCCAGGGGGCCAAAAACTAAGGCCGTGGCGTTCTCAAGGGAGGGCTCCTTCACTCTGGGGCCCTTCTCGGTGACCGGCTTCAGGCTGCCCCACGACCCTGAGGGCGGATCCAGGTATGGCTGGACCACAGCCTACCTCGTTGAGGCGGAGGGACTTAGGGTTATGCACATGGGCGATGTGGGTGTGGGCCCTGTGGACTATATAATCAGGTCAGTGGGCAAGGTTGACGTGATCATGGTGCCTGCCGGCGACGTGACCACCGTGAAACAGGCCGAGGCCCTTGACTGGGCCGCGAGGCTTGGGGCAAAGCTGGTGCTGCCCATGCATTACTGGGTCGCTGGGTCTAACGTGCCGCTCGACCCAATAGACGTGATGCTCTCGCTCTGGCATGGCTCTGTGACAAAGTTAGGCGAACCTCTGGATATCGAGCCAGGCAGGCTTAACGGCCCCGCCCTCGTAATATTACCCCTGGAAAGTGAGCCGAGTTGA
- a CDS encoding phosphoglycerate kinase, whose amino-acid sequence MRFRGIIVGTMDDLNFWGKRVLARVDINSPMKDGRLLDRSRIEAHAKTIRELHESGAKVVVMAHQGRPGGDDFDHLEQHARALEPLVGTSVKFVKDVTGPEALRIIDSLEPGDVLVLDNVRLLAEENIQAEPERLVKTLLVRELAPHFDVYVGDAFATAHRSQPSVAGFPYVLPSVAGRVMESELRGLSKVLDVSSRSFFIGGSKVDDVVKVMPNLIGKGTVMTGGLVALTFAKAYGQYLGPAEDIVKSLGVEVIEGARRVLEKGKVMVPVDYVVERPDGEVEVQEAGQELSGVPKDVGPTTVAAYRDVIDASDAVIFKGTAGVVEDPRFRRGTVALLEAALKSGAFVLVGGGHASAALSWVEEGLRKAVGYTSTAGGAMLYLAAGLKMPGVEALAYSYSKFIARGGWP is encoded by the coding sequence GTGAGGTTCAGGGGAATTATAGTAGGCACCATGGACGACCTTAACTTTTGGGGCAAGAGAGTCCTGGCAAGGGTTGACATAAACAGCCCCATGAAGGACGGCAGGCTCCTTGACAGGAGCAGGATAGAGGCCCACGCCAAGACCATAAGGGAGCTCCACGAGTCCGGGGCGAAGGTTGTAGTCATGGCCCACCAGGGCAGGCCTGGAGGTGACGACTTCGACCACCTTGAGCAGCACGCCAGGGCCCTCGAGCCCCTGGTAGGCACCTCGGTGAAGTTCGTTAAGGACGTCACGGGGCCTGAGGCCCTCAGGATAATAGACTCCCTGGAGCCCGGCGACGTCCTGGTCCTAGACAACGTCAGGCTCCTTGCCGAGGAGAACATACAGGCGGAGCCCGAGAGGCTCGTTAAGACGCTCCTGGTCAGGGAGCTTGCCCCCCACTTTGACGTATATGTAGGTGACGCCTTCGCCACGGCCCACAGGAGCCAGCCGAGCGTCGCCGGCTTCCCCTACGTCCTCCCCTCGGTGGCCGGCAGGGTCATGGAGTCGGAGCTCAGGGGGCTCTCCAAGGTGCTTGACGTGAGCTCAAGGTCATTCTTCATAGGGGGCTCCAAGGTTGACGACGTAGTTAAAGTTATGCCAAACCTGATAGGCAAGGGAACAGTTATGACTGGGGGCCTCGTGGCCCTGACGTTCGCCAAGGCCTACGGCCAGTACCTGGGGCCAGCTGAGGACATAGTTAAGTCGCTTGGAGTTGAAGTCATTGAGGGTGCCAGGAGGGTCCTCGAGAAGGGCAAGGTCATGGTTCCAGTAGACTATGTCGTCGAGAGGCCCGACGGCGAGGTCGAGGTCCAGGAGGCCGGGCAGGAGCTGAGCGGCGTGCCCAAGGACGTAGGCCCCACGACCGTGGCCGCCTACAGGGACGTCATAGACGCCTCCGACGCCGTGATATTCAAGGGCACGGCCGGCGTGGTGGAGGACCCGAGGTTCAGGAGGGGCACCGTGGCCCTCCTTGAGGCCGCGCTGAAGTCAGGGGCCTTCGTGCTCGTCGGCGGGGGACACGCCAGCGCCGCGCTGTCATGGGTCGAGGAGGGCCTGAGGAAGGCCGTTGGCTACACGAGCACCGCCGGAGGGGCCATGCTTTACCTTGCGGCCGGGCTTAAGATGCCGGGCGTCGAGGCCCTGGCCTACTCCTACTCAAAGTTCATAGCCAGGGGAGGGTGGCCGTGA
- a CDS encoding type II glyceraldehyde-3-phosphate dehydrogenase, giving the protein MAVRGKVAVGVNGYGTIGRRVAWAAGLQPDMELVGVVKTKPDYAAAQAMSAGIPVYVPGEAEAERFRKAGLEVSGTIRDLLREVDVIVDATPDGVGATYSKLYREAGVKAIFQGGEEASVAQVSFSALCNYDEAVGKDSARVVSCNTTGLLRSICAINSAVGVRAVNAFLVRRAADMHEVKRGPINSVVLNPPRVPSHHAGDVRTVLPWLDITTAAVVVPTTLMHVHYVTMKLKGNASREEVLDALRSSPRVLVVSASKSGVEGTSQIIDAARHIRPRGDVPELVVFEESVLSKGDEVSFIQAVHQESIVVPENVDAIRALTGLSDGEQSVKLTNYALGIGKLPGLSL; this is encoded by the coding sequence GTGGCCGTGAGGGGCAAGGTCGCCGTAGGGGTAAACGGCTATGGAACCATAGGCAGGAGGGTGGCCTGGGCGGCGGGCCTCCAGCCTGACATGGAGCTAGTTGGCGTGGTTAAGACAAAACCTGACTACGCGGCCGCCCAGGCCATGAGCGCTGGGATACCGGTCTACGTGCCAGGGGAGGCCGAGGCCGAGAGGTTCAGGAAGGCAGGCCTTGAGGTCAGCGGCACCATAAGGGACCTGCTGAGGGAGGTTGACGTCATAGTTGACGCGACCCCGGACGGCGTTGGGGCCACCTACTCTAAGCTCTACAGGGAGGCCGGCGTCAAGGCAATTTTCCAGGGGGGCGAGGAGGCCTCGGTGGCCCAGGTTTCGTTCAGCGCGCTGTGCAACTACGATGAGGCCGTAGGCAAGGACAGCGCCAGGGTGGTCTCGTGCAACACGACGGGGCTCCTGAGGTCCATATGCGCGATCAACTCGGCCGTGGGTGTCAGGGCGGTCAACGCGTTCCTAGTTAGGAGGGCGGCCGACATGCACGAGGTCAAGAGGGGTCCCATAAACTCAGTTGTGCTCAACCCGCCCAGGGTCCCCAGCCACCACGCGGGCGACGTGAGGACCGTGCTCCCCTGGCTCGACATAACTACGGCCGCCGTGGTGGTGCCCACCACCCTAATGCACGTCCACTACGTGACGATGAAGCTTAAGGGGAACGCCTCAAGGGAGGAGGTTCTCGACGCCCTGAGGTCGTCGCCGAGGGTACTGGTGGTCAGCGCCTCAAAGTCCGGCGTGGAGGGCACCTCCCAGATCATTGATGCAGCTAGGCACATTAGGCCCAGGGGTGACGTGCCTGAGCTCGTGGTGTTTGAGGAGAGCGTCCTATCCAAGGGAGACGAGGTGTCCTTCATACAGGCCGTCCACCAGGAGTCCATAGTGGTACCAGAAAACGTAGATGCCATAAGGGCGCTCACAGGCCTCAGCGACGGCGAGCAGTCAGTTAAGCTGACCAACTATGCCCTGGGCATCGGAAAGCTGCCGGGGCTCTCTCTTTGA
- a CDS encoding triphosphoribosyl-dephospho-CoA synthase, producing the protein MTSSQVYECMANASALSLGAILEPLAHPKPGAVTRVEGQSDKDIFDFALNHEAVERGALVACVKVAEGAEDPIAAGLEEYLRAVKEMRLRANVGLGQALMIIPLASASLGRPDIKGLCRMASELVRRSTPRASEVYYELLRLLAPSHLGRYWGPLPDVSEGRPTVGLGEVLNAVDDITSQEVVNGYRLTQAVAEIMRREAKEGYERALVRAYSYLASAVQDSLLARSKGIRASLIAAAEASLAGNFELLDRLWRSRSWNLGSILDVLSAAASLLAYESLALI; encoded by the coding sequence GTGACGTCCTCTCAGGTATATGAGTGCATGGCCAACGCCTCGGCGCTCTCGCTTGGGGCAATCCTTGAGCCCCTTGCGCATCCAAAGCCTGGGGCGGTGACAAGGGTTGAGGGCCAAAGTGACAAGGACATCTTTGACTTCGCGTTAAACCACGAGGCGGTGGAAAGGGGCGCGCTGGTCGCCTGCGTTAAGGTCGCTGAAGGGGCGGAGGACCCTATAGCGGCTGGCCTTGAGGAGTACTTGAGGGCAGTTAAGGAGATGAGGCTAAGGGCAAACGTCGGCCTGGGCCAGGCCCTCATGATAATTCCCTTGGCCTCGGCGTCGCTGGGCAGGCCGGACATCAAGGGCCTCTGCAGAATGGCCAGCGAGCTGGTCAGAAGGTCAACGCCCAGGGCCTCCGAGGTCTACTATGAGCTCCTCAGGCTCCTCGCGCCGTCGCACCTGGGCAGGTACTGGGGGCCTCTCCCTGACGTCAGCGAGGGCAGGCCCACGGTTGGCCTTGGGGAGGTGTTAAACGCCGTTGACGATATAACGTCCCAGGAGGTCGTCAACGGCTACAGGCTCACACAGGCCGTGGCCGAAATTATGAGGAGAGAGGCTAAGGAGGGGTACGAGAGGGCCCTGGTTAGGGCTTACTCATACTTAGCCTCGGCTGTGCAGGACTCCCTGCTCGCAAGGTCTAAGGGTATCAGGGCGTCACTCATAGCAGCCGCAGAGGCCTCGTTGGCGGGCAACTTCGAGCTATTAGATAGGTTGTGGAGGTCCCGGAGCTGGAACCTAGGCTCCATTCTCGATGTCCTGAGCGCGGCGGCCTCCCTGCTGGCCTATGAAAGCCTAGCCCTAATATAA
- a CDS encoding protein-tyrosine phosphatase family protein — translation MRGPAEVVPNLYAGPGCVDLDEYDIKVDVIITLDPSCPAEATGSSREVYPIRDMEVEPIGNTASAIAAIAKHLEQGRRVYVHCYAGCGRTGTVVSGYLILFRDMSPEEAVNAFEGARGCGPESEEQLMFLDLLEVMKRRLGPWGTIRELSQGMGLGDVLSGI, via the coding sequence AGCTGAGGTGGTGCCCAACCTCTACGCAGGGCCAGGCTGCGTCGACTTAGATGAGTATGACATAAAGGTAGACGTGATCATAACGCTTGATCCCTCGTGCCCAGCGGAGGCGACGGGCTCCTCGAGGGAGGTCTACCCCATAAGGGACATGGAGGTGGAGCCCATAGGTAACACGGCCTCCGCGATTGCTGCAATAGCAAAACACCTTGAGCAGGGAAGGAGGGTCTACGTGCACTGCTACGCCGGCTGCGGCAGGACTGGAACCGTGGTCTCAGGGTACCTGATACTCTTCAGAGACATGAGCCCTGAGGAGGCCGTGAACGCCTTCGAGGGAGCCAGGGGCTGCGGGCCGGAGTCCGAGGAGCAGCTTATGTTCCTCGACCTGCTTGAAGTGATGAAGAGGAGGCTGGGGCCGTGGGGCACGATAAGGGAGCTGTCGCAGGGGATGGGGCTTGGTGACGTCCTCTCAGGTATATGA